The Populus alba chromosome 4, ASM523922v2, whole genome shotgun sequence genome contains a region encoding:
- the LOC118048898 gene encoding geranylgeranyl pyrophosphate synthase 7, chloroplastic, with the protein MAFSTTISFYDNSLLLKKPINGLINNQPRTPLGHLKFAPLKIQATYVAGPSSKHSFQSQEVGNKSQKVPLLAFEFKEYMINKANQVNKALDEAVPLQHPQKINEAMRYSLLAGGKRVRPVLCIASCELVGGDEGLAMPAACALEMIHTMSLIHDDLPCMDNDDLRRGKPTSHKIFGEDTAVLAGDALLSLAFEHVARNTKNVSSDRVVQAIAELGSTVGSKGLVAGQIVDIDSEGKEVSLSTLEYIHVHKTAKLLEAAVVCGAIMGGADATSVERLRKYARSIGLLFQVVDDILDVTKSSEELGKTAGKDLESDKATYPKLMGIDEAKKFAAQLVDEANQGLAFFDHVKAAPLYHFANYIATRQN; encoded by the coding sequence ATGGCCTTCTCTACAACAATCTCTTTCTATGACAATTCGCTTCTCCTCAAAAAACCCATCAATGGCCTTATAAACAACCAGCCGAGAACCCCATTAGGTCACCTCAAATTTGCGCCCTTGAAAATTCAAGCCACCTATGTTGCAGGTCCATCTTCCAAACACTCATTTCAATCCCAAGAAGTGGGCAATAAGTCACAGAAGGTCCCTTTACTGGCGTTCGAATTTAAGGAGTACATGATCAACAAGGCAAATCAGGTGAACAAAGCACTAGATGAGGCGGTACCCTTGCAACATCCCCAGAAAATCAATGAAGCCATGAGATATTCTCTGCTCGCGGGTGGAAAGCGTGTTCGTCCAGTTTTATGCATTGCTTCGTGTGAATTAGTGGGAGGAGATGAGGGGTTAGCAATGCCAGCGGCTTGTGCACTGGAGATGATCCACACCATGTCATTAATCCATGATGATCTTCCCTGTATGGACAACGATGATCTCCGACGAGGGAAGCCCACAAGTCATAAAATATTCGGCGAAGATACTGCAGTTCTTGCTGGCGATGCACTCCTCTCACTTGCCTTTGAGCACGTAGCTAGGAACACCAAGAATGTTTCATCGGACCGTGTGGTCCAAGCCATTGCTGAGCTTGGATCAACAGTTGGATCAAAAGGTCTTGTGGCAGGTCAGATTGTGGACATTGACAGTGAAGGTAAAGAAGTGAGTTTGAGCACGTTGGAGTATATTCATGTCCATAAAACAGCAAAGCTCTTAGAGGCGGCGGTTGTTTGTGGGGCGATAATGGGAGGTGCAGATGCTACAAGTGTCGAAAGACTTAGGAAATATGCTAGGTCTATCGGGTTGCTGTTTCAGGTGGTGGATGATATACTGGATGTGACCAAGTCCTCGGAGGAACTGGGGAAGACAGCCGGAAAGGATCTGGAGAGTGACAAGGCGACCTACCCCAAGCTGATGGGCATCGACGAGGCCAAGAAATTTGCTGCCCAATTGGTTGATGAAGCCAATCAAGGTCTTGCTTTCTTCGATCATGTCAAGGCTGCCCCGTTATACCATTTTGCTAACTATATTGCTACTCGACAAAATTAA
- the LOC118049222 gene encoding uncharacterized protein: MALLHRTFPSLISTPLKNSIHPRVCSSWFEVARFLHDGTKTESDTVVSSICDSLRRGYNWDTLNRKFGSLQLNNLLIKNVLLELKEPTDAKRALGFFHWSARRNFVHGVQSYCLMIHILIQAQLIMDAQALLESILKKSAGNPTKFLVVDSLLSSYKIIISSPLVFDLLVQAYAKLRMFEIGFDVCCRLEEHGFTLSLTSFNTLIHVVQKSDKSPLAWKIYEHMLHRRTYPNEATIESMISALCKEGKLQTIVNMLDKIHGKRCSPVVIVNTCLVFRILEEGRVEPGLALLKMMLRKNMILDTVAYSLIVYAKVKLGNLNSAMQVYEEMLKRGFNANSFVYTSFIGAYCKEERIEEANQLLQEMENMGLKPYGDTFNFLLEGCAKAGRVEETLSYCKKMMAMGHVPSLSAFNEMVGKLCRIEDVTRANEMLTNLLDEGFLADEITYSNLISGYAKNNQIQEMLKLYYEMEYRSLSPGLMGFTSLIKGLCNCGKLEEAEKYLRIMIGRSLNPREDVYEALIKVYFEKGDKRRALNLYNEMVSKGLKLCCSHYLGAST, from the coding sequence ATGGCTTTGCTGCATCGAACTTTTCCATCTTTGATTTCAACACCACTCAAGAATTCCATTCATCCACGTGTCTGCAGTTCTTGGTTTGAGGTGGCTAGATTTCTTCATGATGGCACAAAAACGGAAAGTGATACAGTTGTAAGCTCCATATGTGATTCATTAAGGAGAGGATATAACTGGGATACCCTGAATAGAAAATTTGGGTCTCTTCAGCTCAACAATTTGCTTATAAAAAATGTACTGCTGGAATTGAAGGAACCAACCGATGCAAAACGGGCTCTAGGCTTCTTTCATTGGTCAGCAAGAAGGAATTTTGTGCATGGGGTTCAATCATATTGTCTGATGATTCACATATTAATTCAAGCTCAGCTGATTATGGATGCTCAGGCATTGCTTGAATCAATTCTGAAGAAAAGTGCAGGGAATCCTACAAAATTTTTGGTTGTGGATTCCCTCCTTAGTAGTTATAAGATTATTATATCAAGTCCCTTAGTGTTTGATTTGCTGGTTCAGGCTTATGCGAAGCTGAGAATGTTTGAGATTGGTTTTGATGTTTGCTGCCGCTTAGAAGAACATGGGTTCACCTTAAGCCTTACAAGTTTCAACACCTTGATTCATGTTGTTCAAAAATCTGATAAAAGTCCCCTGGCATGGAAGATTTATGAGCATATGCTTCACCGAAGAACTTACCCAAATGAAGCAACAATCGAAAGCATGATAAGTGCTTTGTGTAAGGAAGGGAAGTTGCAAACAATTGTGAACATGTTGGATAAGATCCATGGAAAGAGATGCTCTCCTGTAGTTATTGTTAATACTTGTTTGGTATTTAGGATTTTAGAGGAGGGACGAGTTGAACCGGGCTTGGCTTTATTGAAAATGATGCTTCGAAAGAACATGATTCTGGATACTGTTGCTTACTCTTTGATTGTTTATGCTAAAGTCAAGCTTGGAAATTTGAACTCAGCAATGCAGGTCTATGAGGAAATGCTTAAGCGAGGTTTCAATGCAAATTCTTTTGTGTACACTTCATTTATAGGAGCTTATTGTAAGGAGGAAAGAATTGAAGAAGCAAATCAGTTgttgcaagaaatggaaaaCATGGGTTTGAAACCATATGGAGACACTTTTAACTTTCTCCTTGAAGGTTGTGCTAAAGCAGGAAGAGTAGAAGAAACTTTGAGTTACTGCAAGAAAATGATGGCGATGGGACATGTTCCCAGCCTTTCAGCTTTCAATGAGATGGTAGGAAAGCTGTGTAGAATAGAGGATGTGACACGAGCAAATGAGATGTTGACGAATTTGTTAGATGAAGGGTTCTTAGCAGACGAGATCACATACTCTAATCTAATTTCTGGTTATGCAAAAAACAATCAGATTCAGGAAATGCTCAAACTCTACTATGAAATGGAATATCGCTCACTCTCTCCTGGATTAATGGGTTTCACTTCCTTGATTAAGGGCCTCTGCAATTGCGGAAAACTAGAGGAAgcagaaaaatatttaagaattatgATAGGTCGATCTCTAAATCCTCGTGAGGATGTTTATGAAGCATTGATTAAAGTGTATTTTGAAAAGGGTGACAAAAGAAGGGCTCTTAACCTCTACAACGAAATGGTTTCTAAAGGATTGAAGCTTTGTTGCTCGCATTATTTAGGTGCCAGTACATAG
- the LOC118049237 gene encoding uncharacterized protein, which translates to MDSTPVPQHLPFKSSSSSSASKLPIKRKTPDSLHHHLLSPKLETSSTTTPTTTNPDAISTPTTNSESKPPPFKFHRIWSEPDEISFLQGLLSSSSQGLSFPKDLPFFYDRFSNSMSQPYTKSQLSEKMRRLRKKFRSTSSRLARNGFNFSLLSPHDRSLFDLSNQLWSPEFASSSPFGGNKSTCSNSNGNFDGNVSSVRPDNVKRTKLDEDLVGIKGSFLPVFALPCENVDASNELNDLESLDLDEFDDGYVVKMREGNVGWEVDKGVSGCVGGCGGVAVKSVAKSVLNVFDECVKEVKKVVLKERLDSSMEGKKEKDFQRRWREQRVAEFDVLALRLRLLLDNSAK; encoded by the coding sequence ATGGACTCCACCCCAGTCCCACAACATCTCCCCTTTAaatcctcttcctcttcttcagcCTCCAAGCTCCCCATCAAACGCAAAACACCTGATtctctccaccaccacctcctctcTCCAAAACTTGAAACTTCCTCCACCACCACACCAACCACCACAAACCCAGATGCAATCTCCACTCCCACCACTAATTCTGAATCAAAGCCGCCTCCTTTTAAGTTCCACAGAATCTGGTCCGAGCCTGATGAAATCAGCTTCCTTCAAGGCCTTCTCTCTTCATCCTCTCAAGGCCTCTCATTTCCTAAAGACTTGCCCTTTTTTTATGACAGATTCTCCAATTCAATGTCACAACCTTACACAAAATCTCAGCTTTCTGAGAAAATGAGAAGGCTGCGTAAGAAGTTTCGCAGTACGTCTTCGCGCCTTGCTCGTAATGGGTTCAATTTTTCATTGTTATCGCCTCATGATCGTTCTCTTTTTGATCTCTCTAACCAGCTTTGGAGCCCTGAATTTGCTTCAAGCTCGCCTTTTGGAGGTAATAAGAGTACATGTAGTAATAGTAATGGTAATTTTGATGGTAATGTGAGTAGTGTTCGTCCTGATAATGTTAAAAGGACGAAACTGGATGAGGATTTGGTGGGTATTAAAGGTAGTTTTTTGCCGGTTTTTGCTTTGCCTTGCGAAAATGTAGATGCGAGTAATGAATTGAATGATCTGGAGTCGTTGGATTTGGATGAATTTGATGATGGGTATGTTGTGAAAATGAGGGAAGGCAATGTGGGGTGGGAGGTGGATAAGGGGGTGAGTGGATGTGTAGGTGGCTGCGGTGGTGTGGCAGTAAAGAGTGTGGCTAAGAGTGTTCTAAATGTGTTTGACGAGTGCGTAAAGGAGGTCAAGAAGGTTGTACTTAAAGAGAGGTTGGATAGTTCTATGGAagggaagaaggagaaggatTTTCAAAGGAGGTGGAGGGAGCAAAGAGTAGCTGAGTTTGATGTTTTGGCTCTTCGGTTGAGGTTGCTTCTTGACAATTCTGCTAAATAG